In a genomic window of Occallatibacter riparius:
- a CDS encoding response regulator transcription factor, which translates to MPLKEDPAKSIRSDSQGLSRPILLIDDDRDMAEMLAEYLRPEGFDLHLAYKGKDGLERLKDGGLMLVILDVMLPDLDGFTVLREIRRTSHIPVVMLTTRSAMEDKLIGLNGGADDYIPKPFTPVELLARIRSVLRRTQPSRFGLPFLTIEDLTLDTGSRTIERGGRTIDCTAAEFDVLHALVSSAGQVVTREHLTRVALGRSPYAGDRAIDNLVSALRKKLGPYENGQERFRSSRNTGYIYLRSRVVEPQGEDR; encoded by the coding sequence ATGCCGCTCAAAGAAGATCCAGCGAAATCGATTCGGTCCGATTCCCAGGGATTATCACGCCCTATTCTTTTAATCGACGATGATCGTGATATGGCCGAAATGTTGGCCGAGTATCTCCGCCCGGAGGGGTTCGATCTTCATCTTGCATACAAAGGAAAGGACGGGTTGGAGCGTCTGAAGGATGGTGGGCTCATGCTCGTCATCCTCGATGTCATGCTTCCGGACCTAGATGGATTCACAGTTTTACGCGAAATCCGTCGAACGAGCCACATACCGGTCGTCATGCTTACAACACGGTCCGCGATGGAAGACAAGCTCATCGGCTTAAACGGCGGCGCGGATGACTATATTCCCAAGCCATTCACCCCCGTCGAACTGCTGGCAAGAATCCGTTCAGTTCTTCGACGTACCCAGCCTTCGCGATTTGGCTTGCCTTTTTTGACTATCGAAGATCTGACGTTGGACACCGGTTCGCGCACGATCGAGCGCGGTGGAAGAACGATTGACTGCACGGCGGCGGAATTCGACGTTCTGCACGCCCTCGTGTCGAGTGCGGGCCAAGTCGTGACACGAGAGCACCTCACGCGCGTGGCGCTGGGGCGCTCACCTTACGCTGGAGACCGCGCCATCGATAATCTAGTCAGTGCTCTGAGAAAGAAGCTAGGACCGTACGAGAACGGTCAGGAACGCTTCCGGTCATCTCGTAACACCGGATACATCTATCTCCGCAGTAGAGTTGTTGAACCGCAAGGAGAGGATAGATGA
- a CDS encoding ATP-binding protein yields MRLFLRIFLAFWLATILMIAAVLAAGELWPASFPGERGALFKPEAASSVLRRAINTYEVRGAEAFVAEVQTSALLRNGSLHLIDPKGHVLASDGTPPPFMAQLADDAFKSNSIEVMRSALRVEFAFPIQSGSGKRYVAVLTALGAKRRISRPHFWFHLSLATLPATLVCIALSLYLTRPITRLRATAQRLAEGDLAARSSPRRITRGDELGDLARDFDIMAARIQQLMTAQRRFVADVSHELGAPLTRMHLAQALLRREIEGASSQALKRIERETDKLSSLVQQLLLLAGLEAGRCPEETMVPVALHSLCMSLIDDANLEAEHANCRVESTRDDVTILAYPQLLRRAIDNVLRNAIRYAPPGSEIQLNCRTDAVKKEVIVEVLDSGPGVPDSMLFDIFLPFFRTAPGRESNSGGTGLGLAIAAEAVRLHDGTIAAWNRRDGGLQVVIALPHRLPVS; encoded by the coding sequence ATGAGGCTGTTCTTGCGCATCTTTCTTGCATTCTGGCTGGCCACGATCTTGATGATTGCCGCCGTGCTCGCTGCGGGAGAACTCTGGCCGGCAAGTTTCCCTGGAGAGCGGGGCGCTCTATTCAAACCTGAAGCGGCATCATCCGTGCTGAGGAGGGCGATCAACACCTATGAGGTTCGGGGAGCAGAAGCGTTCGTTGCGGAGGTCCAGACATCTGCACTCCTCCGCAACGGTTCTTTGCATTTGATCGATCCGAAGGGGCATGTCCTGGCGAGTGACGGCACCCCTCCACCATTCATGGCACAACTCGCTGATGATGCTTTCAAGAGCAATTCTATCGAGGTGATGCGTTCAGCACTGCGAGTGGAATTTGCGTTTCCGATTCAAAGTGGCTCGGGAAAACGCTATGTTGCCGTACTCACGGCGTTGGGCGCCAAGCGCCGGATCTCCAGGCCGCATTTCTGGTTTCATCTATCGTTGGCGACACTGCCGGCCACTCTGGTTTGCATAGCGCTTTCGCTCTACCTGACGCGGCCAATCACTCGCTTGCGCGCGACAGCTCAGCGTCTTGCCGAAGGCGATCTGGCTGCGCGATCCTCGCCGCGCCGAATCACCCGCGGAGATGAGTTGGGAGATCTTGCACGCGACTTTGACATTATGGCAGCAAGAATTCAGCAATTGATGACGGCACAGCGTCGATTTGTCGCCGACGTCTCGCACGAACTTGGTGCACCCCTCACGCGAATGCATTTAGCACAGGCCTTGCTGCGCCGAGAAATCGAAGGAGCTTCAAGTCAGGCTCTGAAGCGGATTGAGCGCGAAACTGACAAGCTCAGTAGCCTGGTTCAACAGTTGTTGCTTCTCGCAGGGTTGGAGGCGGGGCGTTGTCCGGAGGAAACGATGGTGCCGGTAGCCCTGCACTCCTTGTGCATGAGCCTCATCGATGATGCGAATCTTGAAGCCGAACACGCGAACTGCCGAGTTGAGAGCACGCGAGATGACGTTACCATCCTCGCTTATCCGCAACTTTTGCGGCGTGCTATAGACAATGTTCTCCGGAACGCAATTCGCTATGCGCCCCCAGGTTCTGAAATCCAACTGAATTGCAGAACTGATGCAGTGAAGAAGGAGGTTATCGTGGAAGTCCTCGATTCCGGACCAGGCGTTCCGGATTCGATGCTCTTTGATATCTTTTTACCGTTCTTCCGCACGGCTCCAGGGCGGGAGAGTAACAGCGGCGGAACGGGTCTCGGTCTCGCCATCGCCGCCGAGGCGGTACGTCTCCATGATGGCACTATTGCAGCGTGGAATCGTCGGGACGGAGGGCTTCAAGTTGTGATCGCCCTCCCCCACCGACTTCCCGTTTCGTAG
- a CDS encoding sigma factor, which translates to MPGIYRFMLASLRDRDLAETLTQESFLKAYRNRCSFRGESCAGTWLMRTAINLQKDHWRDRKRRFWREMQTCRGRG; encoded by the coding sequence ATGCCGGGGATCTATCGTTTCATGCTGGCCTCGCTCAGGGATCGAGACCTGGCCGAGACGTTGACGCAGGAATCCTTTCTGAAGGCATATCGAAACCGATGCAGCTTCCGCGGGGAGTCTTGCGCCGGGACTTGGCTGATGCGGACCGCGATCAATCTTCAAAAAGATCATTGGCGCGATCGCAAGAGGCGCTTTTGGCGTGAGATGCAGACATGCCGTGGACGCGGATAG
- a CDS encoding RNA polymerase sigma factor, with protein sequence MWEFVRCLSDRERSVFLLRYVEELEFREIEQCTGLKVGALKVYLNRALTKVRDGLEIVKRRLFSPGRKFARKTRANGKFLRR encoded by the coding sequence ATTTGGGAGTTCGTTAGATGTCTCAGTGACCGCGAACGGAGTGTCTTCCTGCTGCGTTATGTGGAAGAACTCGAATTTCGCGAGATTGAGCAGTGCACCGGCTTAAAAGTGGGAGCGCTGAAGGTGTACCTGAATCGAGCGCTGACAAAGGTTCGGGACGGATTGGAAATCGTCAAACGTCGACTTTTCTCGCCAGGGCGAAAATTTGCTCGAAAAACTCGAGCGAACGGGAAGTTTCTGCGTCGCTGA
- a CDS encoding RNA polymerase sigma factor, with translation MRWSWIGRNKGPKTSTTWSDAELIIRLKQRDEGAFLDVYDLHRSSVFRFLMHMTGSIALAEELTQEVLVVILDSMTTGTIGQFDPQRGTMEGYLLGIARNLARAERRRSNRVVSLDSVVETPEWNQLLDDACRRIQTRDISMILEKRSELTELYRAIFDLPEHYREAVVLCSLQEKSYREVAGILECSEGTVASRMNRAKAILAAKLRRTGSTGLREIVAQGQGESDAGTAIEASGD, from the coding sequence TTGCGGTGGTCATGGATTGGTCGAAACAAAGGTCCGAAGACTAGCACCACTTGGTCCGATGCTGAGCTTATCATCCGGCTGAAGCAGAGGGACGAGGGCGCTTTCCTAGATGTCTATGACCTGCATCGCTCCTCGGTCTTTCGGTTCTTGATGCACATGACCGGGTCAATCGCCTTAGCGGAAGAACTTACGCAGGAAGTGTTAGTCGTGATTCTCGATTCAATGACCACGGGAACCATCGGGCAATTCGATCCCCAAAGGGGAACAATGGAAGGTTATCTGCTCGGAATTGCGAGAAATCTGGCCAGAGCGGAAAGACGGAGATCGAACCGAGTGGTTTCGTTGGATAGCGTCGTAGAGACACCGGAATGGAACCAGCTTCTCGACGACGCTTGTCGGAGGATTCAGACGCGGGACATTTCGATGATCCTGGAGAAGCGATCTGAGTTGACGGAACTCTACCGCGCGATATTTGATTTGCCGGAGCATTACCGGGAAGCAGTGGTACTTTGCAGTCTTCAGGAGAAGAGCTACCGCGAGGTTGCCGGGATTCTGGAATGCTCGGAAGGGACCGTTGCCTCGCGAATGAATCGTGCGAAGGCGATCCTGGCGGCGAAGCTGCGCAGGACTGGATCGACTGGTTTGCGCGAGATTGTCGCGCAAGGACAGGGGGAGTCGGATGCCGGAACCGCGATTGAAGCAAGCGGAGACTGA